TGTTATAATTAGTAAATGCTTAAAGTTTACAGAAATTAACTCATAATCTAGACgattaattaattgttttaagAACTAGGTGTTGAATCACTGTCTAGCGCTTTCTTAATGGAAAAACTTAACGGAAGTTTAGCCAACTATGCTGACCTTGCCGTTGACAACAGTGGTGGAAGTCCACCTAACTTAACCATAAACAAAGCCATATAAATCAAATGATACTAAGAGCTAAGATCTTGCTACATAATTGAATCAAAGAATTTACATAGCTTTTGCTATGTTGATAGATCCAACTAGAATAATATAAGACATGTATATTACATAATCAATCATCCATAAAATCTATCAAATTGACTCACAAACTTTTTTGGTTcttttaatgataaaaaaaaaactaattggtaaaaattaaattatccAAACAATTTCAGAAGAACccaagtttcttttttcttagaTTCTCCTCATCTCCTTCCTATCTCCCTCAGGTGCTTCCCTTAATTTTCACTACCTCCAAATCATCAAACCTCAAACTCAGACACCAAAGTTGCCTTTTGTGGGGTTCTTAAGAGGTTGCAATGGTATAGAAGATTCGACGAATGGTGAAAACTCAAGAACAGCTTAAGGTCTTAACATCATTATTTGCTCGGCTTCTCTGCGGTGTTTAACCCTGTTGTTTTGCAGATTGGACAAAGATTCTTCCTCTTCAGCCATTCTTTGATGCACTGGCTATGGAAGTCATGCCCACATTCCAGCACCCCCATTTCTTCTCCTTCCTTGTATTCCTCCTGCAGTATTTGCACCCAAGTCAATATATACACATTCATACCATTTTTGCAAAAGTGAAGGTGACACCAAATATTACCTGACAAACACAGCATGGCTCTACTTCTTGTGTAGATTTGCTACCACTGTTGTATTTCCTTTGCTTCAATCGTTTTGATATGGTCTCTTCATTAAGACCGGTACAAACATCTCCAATCCTTTCTTCTAGAGACAACAACTCCTGCAGAAATGTGATGACAATGTTAATACGATGAGCatataaagagtttttttaaTGTTCTGGCTTTACCTCATATGTCATGTCGTCAACATCAAGACGCATGTCTCTATACCGGTCATGAACATCAGCTGCACCTAGCATCATCGTCTGATTGAGAAGCATAAAATCCTGAAATAAATCAGCACAACCAAAACGTTAAAGTATATGTAAGGTTTTTGTTATATTTGATTGCCTTTCATCTAAACAAAACAGAAGATGTGATAACACAAAAAATCTTACCTCCACACGCAAGTTCCCTGTCCTACGCATATGATCCAAGACATTGCGGAtctgtttcaaaaataaaataaaaaatcacagcGTCAGGCCTTTTACAAGGCAACAACACTAGTCTTTATAATAAACTAACCTCAGATGCAGAAGGTCTGCTTCTTCCTCGACTTGTGGATGCCACCAAGCTACGCAAAGAATGAGGAACGCCAACAGCGGTTTGTCCTTGTCTTGGTACTGCTCTCGAGTAAGCCTGATTCTGTGTCTGAAAGTTGTTATCACCGCCAGGCTGAAGCACATGCTGATCCGGAGTGGGAGGAGGGACCATGGAacgagcagcagcagcagcagcagctctcTGGTTTGTAAGAAGGGAAGAAATCAACGACCTACGACGATGTTCAGATAATCTTCTTTGATTAACTGGCGACTGGTTCTGGTAAGGAGTCCATGTTGGAGTAGACGCAGATGGCTGAACACTTGCCGATGCAACATGTCCATGACTCTGATGCAGGTTCCTCGGTTCAGGAGGAGCTGGAACAAACAAAGGATTCGCTAGCATGTTGCTTCTCAGCCTTGATTGACCTGGACGAAGGGCGTTTCGGTCAACGGGGGGAGATGATCCAATGCCTGCTGCTACAGTGTTCCCACTCCATTGAAATGGTGGTGTCATGTTTCTTGAAACAGGAGGCATACTAACAGCAGAAGCATTTGGGTTTAGAGGAGTAAAACTGCTAAAAGCATGTCTATATTGATGATCTACAGGTGGTGGATAAGCTGGTGCACTCATGGATGGAGGAGCAACTGGTTGTCTGATAACACTTCCCGCAGAGAAAACAGCCTCTTGCTGCTGAGCAGTAGTGGGATTAGCACCGAAAGAAAAGCTTCTGCTGGAGATGGGAGGAGAAGGAGACACCAACCCTCTTGGAGCATGGTTGAGAGATATGTTCAAATCATTTTGGTTATAAACCCAAGAAGAACTGCTCTCTCCACGGTGGAAAGCTCccgttgatgatgatgactgGCCAATGCCAGCATCGATAGCTTTTCTTTTACAACCAGCTCTAGCATTGTCGTTAACCTGACTAAGACCAGGATGACCTGTGACTGGATTCATGTCCTCTGCACGCTCGATATACTCTGCATTCAGATTGACATCACGCACGACTCGGTTTCCACTAGACGGTTGTTGCATTAACAAAGGGCTCAAGTCTATCTTGTCGTTTCTTCTTTCCTCAAAGCGTCCCATTTGCATCCACTGCTCACTAGGGGCTTCGTTCTTTGGACCACTAGAGCTAGCTTCACCAAGGGTAAACCTGTGTTGTAAGTCACGTTGCTCATGATGATACACTGAGTTTGACAAACTAGTGTTtgcatcagcagcagcagctgaACTCATGTAGTTATGCAGATCGTTATCACCGAGACTGTGAAGACTATCCCAACGAATCTGCTGTTCTACCACAGGGTTGCTAGATGTAGAACCATGCTCATAGTTCATGGTCTCTGATAAAGAACCGATACTTGCCCTCTCTCCTTGCATCCTCACCACTTTCCACAATGTAACCGATGCTGGaaactgaaacaaaacaaacaatgtAAACCTGTTTtagttatcttttatttaaaaaaaaaaaagaagctcaaCAATCTTGTTACTGGAAGCATTCAACATAGTCCAGCACTCAATTGAAAACAGTTCCTCATGAGCCAATGGTGAATAATGCAACTAAGCATGTAAACTTACTCAGCCAAAGAATGATGCAACTAAGCAAGTAAAATTACATATGCTATGCATAATATTAAGACCAACAAAACCAATTGTGTTGTTAACCATATACAAAAAGCTGCATTATCAGTTTTGACATGTGCACTTCAAAATCAAGAGCAACCTATATACTATACCAATGACACTTGCAacagaagaagaataaaaagatCAAACTTCAGCAAAAATCTCCACTTCAAATCtcaattcaaagaaaaaaaaaataaacaacatgAATGTATTAGGTTAACAAAAGCCTTGTTAGTTAACCAGaatcaacaaaacaaatcagaaaaaacaataactaaatatattataaactttaaaaaaaaaaaaagacaacctTTTGCGAAACCAAACACTGAACAGGTTTCCTAAAGACAGAGATCCAGCCTAAAAACTAATTGCAAAGaaactaatgtttttttcttgcaAAACTTGAATTATTCAAGTTCTTAGGACGAACAGAGCCAAACCCCACCAACCGATTTCACCAGTTAAGATCGAGCCCAAAGAAACCCACAACCCAGAaagcaaaacaaacaaagaaagagaCCGATCTGAGAAGGTTTGGTAGGAGAATGAAAGAAACGTTACAGCctaaatatcataatatttagATTCTTGAACAAAACACAATGAAAGAGGAAACCGATTGCGGAGAAAAGAGGAAAACAAACCACTTTTTATCAGCAGAGAGAAGAGGAGATGATGATGGGAATGAGGAAAGGGAAGCGAAGCAACAACACATAAACCAAATGGGAATAGAATCCGGAGATTATTAGGACGAGAGAACAGTAATATTGGTAAATTCACATTTAACCAAAGActataatattcaaaatttgataataacaacaacaaaaggaagttgaatatttttaaaaaagaagaatgGGAATTAATTTTAAGAGAAAAAGTCAAGCAAAAAAGAGCAGTTTCCGAAGACAGAATTGAATAGCTATGTTGCAAAAGAAGATAGGTACCAACACGAAACCATGGTAATAAATCTAttgtagagagagaaagagagagactcTGTATTTGTAACGTGAatgtaatatatgtaattagaTTTGGTGAGGAGAGAGAGGGTGAAAAAGCAAGTTGGGCAAATTAAGACGAGAAGGTGTCTTTTGTCTCTTCTTTTCTCTCACGTCCAACCAAACGCACGCTGCCTCTTTTGCCTCTTCTTGTTGCTTCGTAAATTAAAAGGAACTTCGACGAATCCAAAGCTAATTGTGATATTAAACCAATTGTTAAAATAATTGGTGATAAATGCGTATAGTATATTACCTTATCTCTTGAACATGTCTGAAAGTATGCGTTATCAATCTGCTTATATTCAACATAGATTCCTAAATCATTATGTTATGGGCTGTCATACATAATAGATTTGATTGGCAAATGCTTTGAAATCTTCTCACAgctatattttttctaaaagacaaattttcttattatgttttaaaCAGATTTCTTAGAgattttttctcctttttctttttttgggctGTAAAGAGCAGAATAAGTAAACACTAATATCTTGATTCTTGACTTTGGTTTGTTTATgaataaaatcattaattttttaaaatctaccatgaaaaaaaatatctggTCTTAATTCTACAAGAAAAAGATGAAGTTATGGCTACTTCAAATCAATCAAGAGATATATGTTATACATatcattcacaaaaaaaaaatacataagcttctaaaattttatgggaatctaatttattaaaacatgattattgttattttttaccCTCGATATACCCTAAAATGTTACTTCTTTTGCCACTAATTTTTCCAACTGAATTTTGTctcttattaaaaatataaaggaTTTTTGCCGATAAGGAACAAAACAACTCTAATGTTGTCCccttaaaattaaaatcctaaTGTTTGTCTCCTTggaataaataataagtaaaatcCAATTTTGTCCTTTTTCCTTACTAAACaagagttaaaaaaattaacattgaataaaaataaaaaataaagacagtagaagtaaaaaaaaaaagaaattacatcGTCATCTCcgactctctttctctctcgcgAAAGGCGATTATCTCCGCTGACTTCTTTCTCTGGGTTGAATCCGTTCGTCAGAGAGCTTGAACTCGTTATCACATCTCTCTGTCGTCGTAGTCACAGCCTCTCCGTCGTCATCACATCTCTCCGCTGTTGTTCCCGTTTCTCTCCGTCTCTCCTCTTTGCGAACCACCGATTACATCACTCTCCGCAGCTACCGATAGGAGTTCTTCAAGCCTCTGAGTAACTTCTTATCGCTGATAAATGACCATTGGCTTAACATTGATCTTCTTCTACTCTTCCTACATCTCGGTTCCCaattgaaggttagggtttcaAAATTCCCTAAATGATTTTTTCCGTATTTCGTTAATGTGCATGTAGTAGATAGAGAttgaattgtttaaaaacaCAAATCGATTCACTTTAATGGTTTTGATTCAAGCTCTCCGATTCACTTTAatggttttgattttagtttCTCGTTGAGTTGATTGTGCGGCTTTGTACTATGTTTTGCAAGTCTATGAGATGAAGTAAACTTTGTGAGTTGATTATGGTCTGTTGTTGAGTTGATTTTGAgttatattttggtttggtattgGCTTTGTACTATGTTTTGTAAGACTAACGAGATGAAGTCAAACTTTGTGAGTTGATTGTGGTTTGTTGTTGAACTGATTTTGAgttatattttggtttggtatCGCCTTTTGTATCCCTTTTTTGAATTTCCAATAGGTTTGGTATCGGCTTTGTATTATGTTGAGTTGATTTTGAGTTGAAGTTTTTGATTTTCATGTTTCACAGGAATGGGCTTTACAGTTTCCAAAACGGATTCTTGAAGAAGGAGTTGAGTGCAAGATTGATAAGATTAACAACACTTGTAGACGTACGATTCTGTAAACGGTGAAGGTGGTTCTCAAGGATGAGTATGATGAAGTTTTGAAGGATCCTGCCTTTGGTCCGATTCTGGAAATCGTAGACAACAAGCTCATTTACTGAGGGAAGATTATTCACAGCTTCATATGCAAGCAGCTCAAGGTTTCTAAGCTTCATGAGTTGTGGTTTCTGTTTGCAAATAGACCTCTCAGGTTTTCTATGCAAGAGTTTTATGCTGTCACTGGATAGAAGTTCAGAGAATAACCGGAAATAGACTTCAATAACTGGAAGAGTGATAAGGGGTTTTGGAGCACAGTGCTGAATAAAAACAGAAAGGTCAACTTGTTGATTATAAGGGATGAGCTACTTAAAGTCTGCAACCAGTGGTCGTATGTGGACAGGGTGAGGCTAGTTTATCTGTGTATTATACATGGATTCGTCATTGCTAAAGATTTGAGAGTGTTTATTCCTCAAGAGTTCATTCGTTTGGTGATGGATTTTGAGAAAATGAGGATGTATCCTTGGGGTCTTCGTGCGTTTGATGAGCTGATTGCATCAATTTTCAAAGTAAGGGAAGATTTGCATCTGAAGAACAGTTACGTGTTGGATGGTTTCTCATATGCGTTTCAGATATGGATTATAGAGGTAATCCCGGACATCGGGTCTATGGTGggtacaaagaagaagaaaaccctGACAAAAGTGAGATGAAGAAATAGGACAGGAATTGGAAAAGTATCATACCAAGATATCACCAGCCTAGAATCACACTTTGACAAGGTAGTTATCTTTCTTATATTAATATTGAGTTCAACAAGTGCCACTTTAtgcttattgttttttttgttcttcgcAGGGAAAGCTGTTCCCGTTTATATCATCTACTGGAAGCTCAGCTGCGATAGATAATCCTGAGTTCTTTAGGGAAGATGAGAAGAATGACGAAAGAGTCAGTCGCATTGTTGCTCTCATTGATGCCAAACAAGACTGGAAGCAATTCACTTGGGAAGTTGAGACTTTGCATACAAATATGGACTTATCTGATCCAGAAGAGGATGTTGAGGAAGCGGCTGTTGGAGAGGAACCGGCTGTTATTGTAAAAAGGGGCAAGCTTAAGCTAATTGATCCTTGTGCCGAGTCTCAGAAAAAACAGCTGTTCTGTGATCGAGCAGCTGAACATAATTGTGGTGTCTCAGATGAAATGAAGACCTTCATTGAGGGTTTGTTCAAGGCTTCTTTCACCTCATTTACGGAGCTGGTGCAGAAGGATTATGCATTGTAAAAACattgatatgaatttttatatacaaaaaggGTAGTGAATGT
The nucleotide sequence above comes from Raphanus sativus cultivar WK10039 unplaced genomic scaffold, ASM80110v3 Scaffold3880, whole genome shotgun sequence. Encoded proteins:
- the LOC108822752 gene encoding probable E3 ubiquitin-protein ligase RHG1A codes for the protein MQGERASIGSLSETMNYEHGSTSSNPVVEQQIRWDSLHSLGDNDLHNYMSSAAAADANTSLSNSVYHHEQRDLQHRFTLGEASSSGPKNEAPSEQWMQMGRFEERRNDKIDLSPLLMQQPSSGNRVVRDVNLNAEYIERAEDMNPVTGHPGLSQVNDNARAGCKRKAIDAGIGQSSSSTGAFHRGESSSSWVYNQNDLNISLNHAPRGLVSPSPPISSRSFSFGANPTTAQQQEAVFSAGSVIRQPVAPPSMSAPAYPPPVDHQYRHAFSSFTPLNPNASAVSMPPVSRNMTPPFQWSGNTVAAGIGSSPPVDRNALRPGQSRLRSNMLANPLFVPAPPEPRNLHQSHGHVASASVQPSASTPTWTPYQNQSPVNQRRLSEHRRRSLISSLLTNQRAAAAAAARSMVPPPTPDQHVLQPGGDNNFQTQNQAYSRAVPRQGQTAVGVPHSLRSLVASTSRGRSRPSASEIRNVLDHMRRTGNLRVEDFMLLNQTMMLGAADVHDRYRDMRLDVDDMTYEELLSLEERIGDVCTGLNEETISKRLKQRKYNSGSKSTQEVEPCCVCQEEYKEGEEMGVLECGHDFHSQCIKEWLKRKNLCPICKTTGLNTAEKPSK